A window of Eubacteriaceae bacterium ES3 contains these coding sequences:
- a CDS encoding ABC transporter permease translates to MQGKKSKDHRRLTVVTWLVIFLVWYLITELGLVSHLIIPSPIEVYNTFIDIVKNGYNGIPFWKHLGISLLRLFLASGLAIITAVPLGLLSGYFKKVGAVVDSIVQFYRPLPPLAYYIVLILWLGIGESSKVTLLFLAAFAPIYIACVSAVNNIQMEYLLSAQSLGAKGKDLFYRIVVPACLPEIFTSIRTAVGVAYTTLVSAEMIAATSGVGWMVLDASRYLKSSVIFVGIIVMGITGVLIDWGLKRIEHKIIFWKGYQ, encoded by the coding sequence ATGCAAGGAAAAAAAAGTAAAGATCACAGGCGATTAACAGTAGTGACCTGGTTGGTGATTTTTCTTGTCTGGTATCTGATTACTGAATTAGGTCTGGTTTCACACTTAATTATTCCTTCCCCGATTGAAGTGTATAATACATTTATTGATATAGTGAAAAATGGTTATAATGGGATTCCTTTCTGGAAGCATTTGGGAATAAGTCTGTTAAGATTGTTTCTGGCTTCCGGTTTGGCCATTATAACTGCCGTGCCGCTGGGACTTCTCAGCGGCTATTTTAAAAAAGTGGGCGCTGTCGTCGATTCGATCGTGCAGTTCTATCGACCACTGCCACCCCTGGCCTATTATATTGTTCTGATTTTATGGTTGGGAATTGGAGAATCTTCAAAAGTTACTCTGCTTTTTCTGGCTGCATTTGCACCGATTTATATAGCCTGTGTGTCAGCGGTCAACAATATACAAATGGAATACCTTTTGAGTGCCCAGTCACTTGGAGCAAAGGGAAAAGATTTATTTTATCGGATTGTGGTGCCAGCTTGTTTACCAGAAATTTTTACCAGTATCAGAACGGCTGTGGGTGTGGCCTATACAACACTTGTTTCAGCCGAAATGATAGCGGCAACCTCTGGTGTTGGCTGGATGGTGTTGGATGCTTCACGATATTTAAAAAGCAGTGTTATTTTTGTGGGAATCATTGTAATGGGAATTACCGGTGTCTTAATTGACTGGGGCTTAAAGAGGATCGAGCATAAAATTATTTTCTGGAAAGGATACCAATAG